Proteins from a genomic interval of Ferrovibrio terrae:
- the fabA gene encoding bifunctional 3-hydroxydecanoyl-ACP dehydratase/trans-2-decenoyl-ACP isomerase, which yields MEQKIVEQKNSYSYEDLLACAHGKLFGEGNARLPLPPMLMIDRIVKIVADGGKYGKGEIEAELDIKPNLWFFPCHFENDPIMPGCLGLDGMWQLIGFFLGWTKAPGRGRALSVGEVKFSNMVTPTAQKITYKIDIKKLLLRKFGIAIADGTMFIDGKPAYECKDMRVGVFPDGLAPAAA from the coding sequence GTGGAACAGAAGATCGTGGAACAGAAGAACAGTTACAGCTACGAGGATCTGCTGGCTTGCGCACATGGCAAGCTGTTCGGCGAGGGCAATGCCCGCCTGCCGCTGCCCCCGATGCTGATGATCGACCGGATCGTGAAAATCGTCGCCGATGGCGGCAAGTACGGCAAGGGCGAGATCGAAGCCGAACTCGACATCAAGCCGAACCTCTGGTTCTTCCCCTGCCATTTCGAAAACGACCCGATCATGCCGGGCTGCCTGGGGCTGGATGGCATGTGGCAGCTGATCGGCTTCTTCCTCGGCTGGACCAAGGCGCCGGGCCGCGGCCGCGCGCTCAGCGTCGGGGAAGTGAAGTTCTCCAACATGGTGACGCCGACGGCCCAGAAGATCACCTACAAGATCGACATCAAGAAGCTGCTGCTGCGCAAGTTCGGTATCGCGATTGCCGATGGCACGATGTTTATCGATGGCAAGCCGGCCTATGAATGCAAGGACATGCGCGTTGGCGTGTTCCCCGACGGCCTGGCCCCCGCTGCTGCCTGA
- the fabB gene encoding beta-ketoacyl-ACP synthase I, with product MRRVVVTGLGITSSIGNNTEEVADSLKAGRSGIVFSEEYAKLGFRSQVHGTVKIDLEAAVDRRQKRFMGDGAAYAYLAMEQAIADSGLEAGDIINPRTGLIVGSGGASTRNIVQAADITREKGGPKRIGPFFVPRAMSSTCSAVLSTAFKIKGVNYSISSACSTSAHCIGNAAELIQLGKQDVIFAGGGEELDWTLSNLFDAMPAMSSSYNATPDRASRAYDKDRDGFVIAGGGGIVVVEELEHAKARGARIYAELVGYGATSDGADMVAPSGEGAVRCMQQALSEAGGHGHNAPIDYINTHGTSTPAGDITELKAIREVFGDKVPAISSTKSLTGHSLGAAGVQESIYSILMMRDNFIAASANIENLDPGAEGFDIVRTRRDNVTLNRVMSNSFGFGGTNASLIFQRYAA from the coding sequence ATGCGTCGTGTCGTCGTCACCGGTCTCGGCATCACCTCCTCCATCGGCAACAATACCGAGGAAGTGGCGGACAGCCTGAAAGCCGGACGCTCCGGTATCGTCTTCTCCGAGGAATATGCCAAGCTCGGTTTCCGCAGCCAGGTGCATGGCACGGTGAAGATCGACCTCGAAGCCGCAGTCGACCGCCGCCAGAAGCGCTTCATGGGCGATGGCGCGGCCTATGCCTATCTCGCCATGGAACAGGCGATTGCCGACAGCGGACTTGAAGCCGGCGACATCATCAATCCGCGCACCGGACTGATCGTCGGTTCGGGCGGCGCCAGTACGCGCAATATCGTGCAGGCCGCCGACATCACCCGCGAAAAGGGCGGCCCGAAGCGGATCGGCCCCTTCTTCGTGCCGCGCGCCATGTCGAGCACCTGCTCGGCCGTGCTGAGCACCGCCTTCAAGATCAAGGGCGTGAACTACTCGATCTCGTCGGCCTGTTCGACCTCGGCGCATTGCATCGGCAACGCCGCCGAACTGATCCAGCTCGGCAAGCAGGACGTCATCTTCGCTGGCGGCGGCGAGGAACTGGACTGGACCTTAAGCAACCTGTTCGACGCCATGCCGGCGATGAGCAGCAGCTACAATGCCACGCCTGACCGCGCCAGCCGCGCCTATGACAAGGACCGCGACGGTTTTGTCATTGCCGGCGGCGGTGGCATCGTCGTGGTGGAAGAACTGGAACATGCCAAGGCGCGTGGCGCCAGGATCTATGCCGAACTGGTTGGCTATGGCGCGACGTCGGACGGCGCCGACATGGTGGCCCCCTCGGGCGAAGGCGCCGTGCGCTGCATGCAGCAGGCGCTGAGTGAAGCCGGCGGCCACGGTCACAACGCGCCGATCGACTATATCAACACGCATGGCACATCTACTCCGGCCGGCGACATCACCGAGCTGAAGGCGATCCGCGAAGTGTTCGGCGACAAGGTGCCGGCGATCAGCTCGACAAAGTCACTGACCGGCCATTCGCTCGGCGCCGCCGGCGTGCAGGAATCGATCTACTCGATCCTGATGATGCGCGACAACTTCATCGCAGCAAGCGCCAATATCGAGAACCTCGATCCCGGCGCGGAAGGCTTCGATATCGTGCGGACCCGTCGTGACAACGTGACGCTCAACCGCGTGATGTCGAATTCCTTCGGCTTCGGCGGCACCAATGCCTCCCTGATCTTCCAGCGCTACGCTGCCTGA
- a CDS encoding enoyl-ACP reductase FabI has product MTDTRALMSGKRGLIMGVANDHSIAWGIASMLHQHGAELAFTYQGEAFERRVRPLAESVNAKAVVPCDVEDEASMRNTFDTVAKAFGGQIDFVVHAIAYSDKEELKGRYLNTTRGNFSRSMLISCYSFTEVARLAQPYMAQGGSLITLTYEGSTRVMPNYNVMGVAKAALEASVRYLAVDLGPQKIRVNAVSPGPMRTLAGSAIGSARATFKFTAQHSPLRRNASLEEVGGAALFLLSDLGAGVTGEIIHVDSGFHTIGIPNPADLNGSDA; this is encoded by the coding sequence ATGACCGATACGCGCGCACTGATGAGCGGCAAGCGCGGCCTCATCATGGGAGTTGCCAACGACCACTCGATCGCATGGGGCATCGCCTCGATGCTGCACCAGCATGGCGCCGAGCTGGCCTTCACTTACCAGGGCGAGGCCTTCGAACGCCGCGTCCGCCCGCTGGCCGAGAGCGTGAATGCAAAAGCCGTGGTGCCCTGCGATGTCGAGGACGAAGCCTCGATGCGCAACACCTTCGACACGGTGGCCAAGGCGTTTGGTGGCCAGATCGATTTCGTGGTGCATGCCATCGCCTATTCCGACAAGGAAGAGCTGAAGGGTCGCTACCTCAACACCACGCGCGGCAACTTCAGCCGCTCGATGCTGATCAGCTGCTATTCCTTCACCGAAGTGGCGCGCCTGGCGCAGCCCTATATGGCGCAGGGCGGCTCGCTGATCACGCTGACCTATGAAGGCAGCACGCGCGTGATGCCGAACTACAACGTGATGGGTGTGGCCAAGGCTGCACTCGAAGCGAGCGTGCGGTATCTCGCCGTCGATCTGGGTCCGCAGAAGATCCGCGTCAATGCCGTGTCGCCCGGCCCGATGCGCACACTGGCCGGCTCGGCCATCGGCTCGGCCCGCGCCACCTTCAAGTTCACCGCCCAGCACAGCCCGCTGCGCCGCAATGCCTCGCTTGAGGAAGTCGGCGGCGCCGCACTGTTCCTGCTGTCCGATCTCGGCGCCGGCGTCACCGGCGAGATCATCCATGTCGACAGCGGCTTCCACACAATCGGCATTCCCAATCCGGCCGACCTGAACGGCAGCGACGCATAA